The Fimbriimonas ginsengisoli Gsoil 348 genome window below encodes:
- a CDS encoding sigma-70 family RNA polymerase sigma factor, protein MLFAAVRERARTTVQDRTALFEQLIRDTNKQAYSLAYRLTGNSAEAEDLVQESFLRAYRFFHRYDDSLPFTSWLYRIMTNAHIDMVRRRGRIRTTSLESAGSDGTTTWDLPDTEAAPDRVMMENSLEEPVQKALMAMTPEFRTAVLLADVEGMAYEEVADIMRTSVGTVRSRIHRGRKQIRNHLLKHAPQTYGSFCDEL, encoded by the coding sequence ATGTTATTTGCCGCCGTACGCGAAAGGGCTAGAACCACCGTTCAGGATCGAACGGCGCTGTTCGAGCAACTTATTAGGGACACGAATAAGCAGGCTTACAGCCTCGCTTACCGGTTGACCGGCAACAGCGCCGAAGCCGAGGATTTGGTCCAAGAGTCGTTTCTCCGCGCCTACCGCTTTTTCCACCGATACGACGACTCGCTCCCGTTCACGAGCTGGCTCTACCGGATCATGACGAACGCGCACATCGACATGGTGCGCCGCCGTGGCCGAATTCGAACCACCAGCCTCGAAAGCGCAGGCAGCGACGGCACGACCACCTGGGACCTTCCGGACACCGAGGCCGCCCCCGATCGAGTGATGATGGAGAATTCGCTAGAAGAGCCTGTCCAAAAGGCGCTTATGGCGATGACGCCGGAATTCCGAACGGCGGTGCTCCTCGCGGACGTAGAAGGAATGGCCTACGAGGAGGTCGCTGACATTATGAGGACGTCGGTCGGAACCGTGCGAAGCCGCATTCACCGCGGTCGGAAGCAGATAAGGAATCATCTGTTGAAGCACGCACCTCAAACCTACGGGAGTTTCTGCGATGAACTGTAA
- a CDS encoding anti-sigma factor family protein — protein sequence MNCKSVQNQLSAYLDREVAGDEMLAIRAHLHDCDECRDEAEALKMLKRMLTESPVPEPSADFADRLCAAVLSSRTSMDVEKRDNRITLRASLITFSSVAAFSMALTFAALTNSRPGSSPTAVPMSVDTASSHDLAFQVQRDQMWATGLDSTSGVPVISSPSHARR from the coding sequence ATGAACTGTAAATCGGTCCAGAACCAGCTCTCGGCCTACCTCGACCGAGAAGTGGCCGGCGACGAAATGCTCGCCATCCGCGCCCATCTGCACGATTGCGACGAGTGCCGCGACGAAGCGGAAGCGCTGAAAATGTTGAAGCGTATGCTCACCGAGAGCCCGGTCCCCGAGCCTTCGGCCGACTTTGCCGATCGGCTCTGCGCGGCGGTGCTCTCCAGCCGTACGTCGATGGACGTCGAAAAGCGAGACAACCGAATTACGTTGCGCGCTTCGCTTATTACCTTCAGCAGCGTTGCCGCCTTTTCGATGGCGCTCACTTTCGCGGCGTTGACAAACTCCCGGCCGGGATCGAGTCCCACGGCCGTTCCGATGTCGGTCGATACCGCGAGCTCGCACGACCTCGCGTTCCAAGTTCAAAGAGATCAGATGTGGGCTACCGGCCTTGATTCAACGAGCGGCGTGCCCGTGATCTCGAGTCCGAGCCATGCGCGGCGCTAG
- a CDS encoding sigma-E factor regulatory protein RseB domain-containing protein gives MRGASHLLAAGCTFALAAGVAMGSGATGSGAKHRSRAFDLLSRTMQPTLKVNVVSITLQRDPRGEGQFQEIKLVRSKAGKQRWVVTKPLRFAGRECVDDGERQLMYFPDRRQLTDQQSAAKAPCDAPEKIALAKRNYTFQIASRETIAGRNTVCVTAIPRNPDLLVRNYFIDEEAAYPLRVETVGTDGRANVMFDTKFIEYPAKLPNSVFKLSAVLGNVHKITYNPPETMSRIKARAMVGFVPLIPNGLPMGFKVQELQYNPGSEWKSVMVRLTDGLARATVYQWKGQDIEFPDSTPGEYNGIKLLIVSDLGPKVRQKLLQTFVSQATSDEAKALRIYGSRHRSEWDLPIYMEPRRIGEALSEIDRFFESTALPRANTES, from the coding sequence ATGCGCGGCGCTAGTCATCTGCTCGCCGCCGGCTGCACGTTCGCCCTAGCGGCCGGTGTCGCCATGGGCAGCGGGGCGACGGGTAGCGGCGCAAAACATAGATCGAGGGCGTTCGACCTGCTGTCCCGGACTATGCAGCCGACGCTCAAGGTGAACGTCGTCTCCATCACCCTCCAGCGCGATCCGCGCGGAGAAGGGCAATTTCAAGAGATCAAGCTGGTTCGCTCCAAAGCCGGCAAGCAGCGCTGGGTCGTCACGAAGCCGCTTCGGTTTGCGGGGCGTGAGTGTGTGGACGACGGCGAGCGGCAGCTCATGTACTTTCCCGACCGCCGGCAGTTGACCGACCAACAGTCCGCCGCTAAAGCCCCTTGCGACGCCCCCGAGAAGATCGCATTGGCGAAACGGAACTATACGTTTCAGATTGCCTCGCGGGAAACGATCGCCGGGCGAAATACGGTTTGCGTGACGGCGATTCCGCGAAACCCTGATCTGTTGGTCCGCAACTATTTCATCGACGAAGAGGCGGCCTACCCCCTTCGAGTCGAGACCGTGGGGACCGACGGCCGTGCGAACGTGATGTTCGACACGAAATTCATCGAATATCCGGCGAAGCTCCCGAACTCGGTGTTCAAGCTCTCGGCGGTGCTTGGAAACGTCCACAAGATTACGTACAACCCGCCGGAGACGATGAGCCGAATCAAGGCTCGCGCGATGGTAGGGTTCGTGCCCTTGATCCCGAACGGTTTGCCGATGGGTTTTAAAGTCCAGGAGCTGCAGTACAACCCCGGATCGGAGTGGAAGTCGGTGATGGTTCGGCTCACCGACGGACTTGCGCGGGCGACGGTCTATCAGTGGAAAGGGCAGGATATCGAGTTTCCGGACAGCACGCCGGGCGAATATAACGGAATCAAGCTTCTCATTGTCTCCGACCTCGGGCCGAAGGTACGACAGAAGCTGCTTCAGACATTTGTCTCGCAGGCTACGAGCGACGAAGCAAAAGCGCTTCGCATTTACGGCTCCCGGCATCGGAGCGAGTGGGACCTCCCGATCTATATGGAACCACGACGGATTGGCGAGGCGTTATCAGAAATAGATCGCTTCTTCGAATCGACCGCGCTTCCGAGGGCTAACACGGAAAGCTGA
- a CDS encoding trypsin-like peptidase domain-containing protein has product MSKPLKTSTNAYVLIAAGFGLGAVSMAGLFHSANASPDYSSTSGARMRVASAPTSESMATLHAIDSSYENLADFVSPAVVDIESVRNGRHMGANGERLPIAGGEGSGFIFRPDGYIITNDHVVGGFDKVTVTLKDGRRFVGKVTRAEDSDIALVKIDAKDLPTLAMADSSKVRTGQTVMAIGAPFGLQQSVTFGHVSALGRINAIEDKMYPDLIQTDAPINMGNSGGPLVNIDGQVVGVNTSILSPSGVSAGIGFAIPSNQIRFIADILTQKGKLTRSMLGLRPQNLKEYQKQEMKLTGGAIVESVESNGPSEAAGIKAGDVVVRIGTTPVSSQLDLRNAMLVYAPGTTVPVEVVRDGKHLTFNVKLTEFKRPVSEQLQNLDGKTFQLPKGTDPFKDIPNLKDFPNLKDFRGLKDFPGLGNPGQDEETVPPLREGRPRLGISVGDITAEERKARSIPASVNGAYVALVTPGSVAERAGLKEGDVIVALGGKSISTAKGLTDLMSDVKLGDTKSIKFLRFGKGAQMSEERTVTFK; this is encoded by the coding sequence ATGAGCAAACCTTTAAAGACCTCAACGAACGCTTATGTTCTGATCGCGGCCGGCTTCGGTCTTGGCGCCGTAAGCATGGCTGGTCTATTTCACAGTGCGAACGCCTCGCCCGACTATTCGAGCACGAGCGGCGCCCGCATGCGGGTCGCTTCGGCGCCGACGTCGGAGAGCATGGCGACCCTTCACGCGATCGACTCGTCGTACGAAAACCTCGCCGACTTCGTCTCGCCGGCGGTGGTCGACATCGAATCGGTCCGAAACGGCCGCCACATGGGCGCGAACGGAGAGCGGCTCCCGATCGCCGGCGGCGAAGGGAGCGGGTTCATCTTCCGTCCGGACGGCTACATCATCACCAACGACCACGTGGTCGGCGGCTTCGACAAGGTGACGGTAACGCTCAAAGACGGACGCCGCTTCGTGGGCAAGGTGACCCGGGCCGAGGATAGCGATATCGCCTTGGTCAAGATCGACGCGAAAGATCTGCCGACCCTTGCGATGGCCGACAGCAGCAAGGTTCGCACCGGCCAAACCGTGATGGCGATCGGCGCCCCGTTCGGCCTCCAGCAGTCGGTGACCTTCGGTCACGTTAGCGCCCTTGGGCGGATCAACGCGATCGAGGACAAGATGTACCCCGACCTGATCCAGACCGACGCTCCGATCAACATGGGGAACTCGGGCGGACCGCTCGTCAACATCGATGGCCAGGTGGTCGGGGTGAACACCTCGATTCTGAGCCCGTCCGGCGTCAGCGCGGGGATCGGCTTCGCTATTCCAAGCAACCAGATCCGGTTCATCGCGGATATCCTCACCCAAAAGGGCAAGCTCACCCGGAGCATGCTGGGGCTCCGCCCACAGAACCTTAAGGAGTACCAGAAGCAGGAGATGAAGCTGACCGGCGGCGCTATCGTCGAGTCGGTGGAAAGCAACGGTCCTTCGGAAGCAGCCGGAATCAAAGCCGGGGACGTGGTGGTCCGAATCGGCACCACTCCGGTGTCGAGCCAGCTCGACCTGCGGAACGCGATGCTAGTCTACGCGCCAGGTACTACAGTACCCGTGGAGGTCGTTCGCGACGGTAAGCACCTGACGTTCAATGTGAAGCTCACGGAGTTTAAGCGCCCGGTTAGCGAGCAACTTCAAAATCTGGACGGCAAAACGTTCCAGCTACCGAAGGGTACGGATCCGTTCAAGGACATCCCCAATCTCAAGGATTTCCCCAACCTAAAGGACTTCCGCGGGTTGAAGGACTTCCCCGGGCTAGGCAATCCCGGCCAAGACGAGGAGACCGTTCCTCCGCTCCGCGAGGGGCGGCCAAGGCTCGGAATCTCGGTGGGAGATATCACGGCCGAGGAGCGCAAAGCGCGCAGCATCCCGGCCAGCGTGAACGGAGCCTACGTTGCGCTCGTCACCCCCGGCTCGGTCGCCGAGAGGGCCGGCCTTAAGGAGGGGGACGTCATCGTCGCCCTCGGCGGAAAGTCGATCTCGACGGCGAAGGGGCTCACCGACCTTATGAGCGACGTGAAGCTCGGCGATACGAAGAGCATCAAGTTCCTCCGGTTCGGAAAGGGAGCTCAGATGTCGGAAGAGCGAACGGTCACCTTCAAGTAA
- a CDS encoding Fur family transcriptional regulator produces MRERRSREPQVASNQTMIDDAKVYEEHSLKELRAAGYRITMPRVQVIRALADTKKALSAYAIHEKIISGGGKIDVVSVYRILSTLQEVGLIHHIGVVDGYFPCRQENCHGKRSEVMVCDETGDVMELKLPQSVVDAIEEQAKENGFETSTIKVEITGCLKKGR; encoded by the coding sequence ATGAGAGAAAGACGTTCCCGCGAACCCCAGGTCGCCTCTAACCAGACCATGATCGACGACGCAAAGGTATACGAAGAGCATTCGCTGAAAGAGCTGCGTGCTGCCGGATACCGCATCACGATGCCGCGTGTTCAGGTTATTCGCGCTTTGGCCGACACCAAGAAGGCGCTCAGCGCCTACGCCATCCACGAGAAGATCATCTCGGGCGGCGGCAAGATCGACGTCGTGTCCGTTTATCGGATCCTCTCTACGCTGCAGGAAGTCGGGCTGATCCACCACATTGGCGTGGTCGATGGCTACTTCCCGTGCCGTCAAGAGAATTGCCATGGCAAGCGCTCCGAAGTAATGGTTTGCGACGAGACCGGCGACGTGATGGAGCTCAAGCTTCCTCAGTCGGTCGTCGACGCCATTGAAGAGCAGGCCAAAGAGAACGGTTTCGAAACCTCGACCATTAAGGTCGAAATCACCGGCTGCCTAAAGAAAGGCCGCTAA
- a CDS encoding DUF1800 domain-containing protein, whose translation MALVTDRDKCAHLLRRFGLGASEAEIDFYLQDGMSGAIDRLLDDSIPDGVDLDPQQFLNNNGILPTPVVIDLWITRMIMTRRPLREKMTLFWHDHFATSASKVANTMMMLQQNELMRKNALGSFRTLLTEVSKDPAMIYWLDNQQNVKGHPNENFAREVMELFTLGIGNYTEKDVQEGARAFTGWSLRGQGQKLGKRFPAEFLFRPLVHDDGIKTFLGNSSNFNGDDVLNILCDQPRTSEYLTTKIWNWFVWPQPDAATIAPFAKRFRESGLDIKSLIKDIMKSSEFYSSRAERTVIKNPVDFCVATLRQLGVGEQVSRRLGAVAAGETVPRGVLAPAHVAQLSMKGMGMWLMYPPDVAGWNTGESWITSATVVERIEWSDKIFGQGKTAKLELRYPAYGLLKDDTTPNAVVDKLLSIFDAPIKADKRAALIAAATKVSGGQLTPENANQVAALVSRLIFATPDFQFG comes from the coding sequence ATGGCTCTCGTCACCGACCGCGACAAATGCGCGCACCTACTCCGCCGGTTCGGCCTCGGCGCCAGCGAGGCAGAGATCGATTTTTATCTCCAGGATGGGATGTCGGGCGCCATCGACCGCCTCCTCGACGACTCGATCCCCGACGGGGTCGACTTGGATCCCCAGCAGTTTTTGAACAACAACGGGATTCTCCCGACCCCGGTAGTCATCGACCTCTGGATCACCCGGATGATCATGACCCGGCGGCCGCTCCGGGAGAAGATGACTCTGTTCTGGCACGACCACTTCGCGACGAGCGCCAGCAAGGTTGCGAACACGATGATGATGCTCCAGCAGAACGAACTGATGCGCAAGAACGCGCTGGGTTCGTTCCGGACCCTTCTCACGGAGGTCAGCAAGGACCCCGCCATGATCTACTGGCTCGACAACCAGCAGAACGTGAAGGGACACCCAAACGAGAATTTCGCCCGCGAAGTGATGGAGCTTTTCACTTTGGGGATCGGCAACTACACCGAGAAAGACGTTCAGGAGGGAGCGCGGGCGTTCACCGGCTGGTCGCTTCGCGGCCAGGGACAGAAGCTGGGCAAGCGGTTTCCCGCCGAGTTTTTGTTCCGTCCGCTCGTCCACGACGATGGGATCAAGACGTTCTTGGGGAACAGCTCAAACTTCAACGGCGACGACGTTCTGAACATCCTCTGCGACCAACCGCGAACATCGGAGTACCTCACCACCAAGATTTGGAACTGGTTTGTGTGGCCGCAACCGGATGCGGCGACGATCGCTCCGTTTGCGAAGCGATTCCGCGAGAGCGGCTTGGACATCAAGTCGCTCATCAAAGACATCATGAAGTCGAGTGAGTTTTACTCGTCTCGCGCCGAACGGACGGTGATTAAAAATCCGGTCGACTTCTGCGTCGCCACCTTGCGTCAGCTCGGGGTGGGGGAGCAGGTTTCCCGCCGGCTGGGCGCGGTCGCAGCCGGGGAAACGGTTCCTCGCGGCGTCCTTGCTCCCGCTCACGTTGCGCAGCTATCTATGAAGGGGATGGGGATGTGGCTCATGTATCCGCCGGACGTGGCCGGATGGAACACAGGTGAATCTTGGATTACCTCGGCCACGGTGGTGGAGCGGATCGAGTGGTCCGACAAGATCTTTGGCCAAGGGAAAACTGCGAAGCTCGAGCTTCGGTACCCCGCCTACGGACTCCTCAAAGACGATACAACGCCGAATGCGGTTGTGGATAAGTTGCTGTCGATCTTCGACGCGCCGATAAAGGCCGACAAGCGCGCCGCGCTTATCGCGGCGGCGACGAAGGTATCCGGAGGGCAACTGACGCCGGAAAACGCCAATCAGGTCGCGGCTTTGGTCTCCCGTCTGATCTTCGCCACCCCGGACTTCCAGTTCGGCTAA
- a CDS encoding putative ABC exporter domain-containing protein, with amino-acid sequence MRAIALLSFFKLRNSLRTAFTDPRKLIPLIILVGFFGLSIFVGSFGGGGAPPSQNAATLNPTALRVVATLTIILLALATVDSGLGDALLALSRADVDYLFPSPVSRRVVLAYRLPSLLFSALFQGFFLLFAFKMATNMVTPSARDMGPEVSPGWVPTAALALCVGTYLNLALFVAMAAPSRQVIRKYHTAGIIGFALIMAAIGWQKGWAGMSAAVDSAFIRILFFPVTLASDALVSFAFHRPTGASIGWLLLAYLGSFIPMFATNANWYEQSIVSTDRIASFRKAAQGGYASMMAAKAQTHQHRARREYTIRPFGEGAVALFWAHLCAAGKRPTANFITPLLIGVGIGLFAAATQAQDAAMAYVVLGVMCLYGSMLFLGAARTASEAAVRRRELVAPLPIRGWESVSADLAVPMVSLLLFSFGTSAVLLVARVAYMPLVVFGLLVLFPLRTAARMALQYTLVLGYPDFSDKLQQLLGQFAYWLFAAPLIAGEIVLCLPAIFLKSLWLGAVTLAAFEGGLVFLLVALAGKASERAVATGEPVRIFSIVGIRRKKRPEVRA; translated from the coding sequence ATGCGCGCGATCGCGCTCCTGAGCTTCTTCAAATTACGGAACTCGCTCCGAACGGCTTTCACCGATCCCCGGAAGCTGATTCCCCTGATCATTCTCGTCGGATTTTTCGGACTGAGCATTTTTGTCGGCTCGTTCGGAGGGGGAGGCGCTCCCCCATCTCAAAACGCCGCCACGCTGAACCCGACGGCCTTGCGGGTGGTCGCGACGCTGACGATCATTCTGTTGGCGCTCGCAACCGTCGACAGCGGTTTGGGCGACGCGCTTCTGGCCCTTAGCCGAGCGGATGTCGATTATCTATTCCCGTCCCCGGTTTCCCGACGGGTGGTGCTGGCATACCGGCTTCCGTCCCTCTTGTTCAGTGCGCTCTTCCAAGGTTTCTTCCTGCTCTTCGCATTTAAGATGGCGACGAACATGGTGACCCCTAGCGCCCGCGACATGGGGCCCGAGGTTTCGCCCGGGTGGGTGCCGACGGCGGCGCTCGCCCTTTGCGTTGGGACCTATCTCAACCTGGCGCTTTTCGTGGCGATGGCGGCGCCGAGCCGGCAGGTGATTCGCAAATATCATACGGCCGGAATCATTGGGTTCGCCCTGATCATGGCGGCGATCGGTTGGCAAAAAGGTTGGGCGGGGATGTCCGCGGCGGTCGACTCCGCCTTTATCCGGATCTTGTTTTTCCCCGTGACCCTGGCCTCCGATGCGTTGGTGAGCTTCGCTTTCCACCGGCCGACCGGCGCCTCGATCGGCTGGCTCTTGCTCGCGTATCTAGGCTCTTTTATTCCTATGTTCGCGACCAATGCCAATTGGTACGAGCAGTCGATCGTCAGCACCGACCGGATCGCTTCGTTCCGAAAGGCCGCCCAAGGGGGCTACGCCTCGATGATGGCTGCGAAGGCGCAAACCCACCAGCACCGGGCGCGAAGGGAATACACCATTCGGCCATTTGGCGAGGGTGCAGTGGCGCTATTTTGGGCTCACCTTTGCGCAGCGGGGAAGCGCCCGACGGCAAACTTCATTACTCCCCTCCTAATCGGGGTCGGAATCGGGCTTTTTGCCGCGGCCACCCAGGCGCAGGACGCGGCGATGGCTTACGTAGTTCTAGGGGTCATGTGCCTCTATGGCAGCATGCTTTTCCTCGGGGCCGCCCGCACCGCTTCCGAAGCGGCGGTGCGCCGGCGCGAACTGGTGGCTCCGTTGCCGATCCGCGGCTGGGAGAGCGTGTCCGCCGACCTTGCCGTTCCGATGGTCTCGCTATTATTGTTTTCCTTCGGAACCTCGGCGGTCCTACTCGTCGCTCGAGTGGCTTACATGCCGCTGGTGGTCTTCGGTCTTCTCGTCCTTTTCCCCTTGCGAACGGCGGCCCGGATGGCCCTGCAATACACGCTCGTGCTTGGCTATCCCGACTTTTCCGACAAGCTCCAACAGTTGCTCGGACAGTTCGCCTATTGGCTCTTTGCCGCGCCCCTCATCGCCGGAGAAATCGTTCTTTGCCTGCCGGCGATTTTCCTCAAGTCGCTGTGGTTAGGCGCGGTGACGTTGGCGGCGTTTGAAGGGGGCCTCGTCTTCCTCCTCGTCGCCCTCGCCGGAAAGGCGTCCGAACGCGCCGTCGCCACCGGCGAGCCGGTCCGAATCTTCTCCATCGTGGGGATCCGCCGGAAAAAGAGGCCGGAGGTAAGGGCGTGA
- a CDS encoding ABC transporter ATP-binding protein — translation MLQVQNLSKRFGGSTAVEDLSFTVNAGEIVGLLGPNGAGKTTSIRCIASLLQPTSGRILLNGHDVAENPVAAKRALAFVPEVPNPYEMLTVMEHLRFVAAAYRMEDELKNAEEILTRLDLWEKRNELGASLSKGMRQKLACACAFIHQAQVFLFDEPLIGLDPKGMRELKSMIMERRSQGNAILISTHMLDTAERLCDRVVILNRGRLIAEGTVEELHQKLSSGADVTLEDMFLQLTEEVPA, via the coding sequence ATGTTGCAGGTGCAGAATCTCTCGAAGCGGTTTGGAGGATCGACCGCGGTCGAGGATCTCTCGTTTACGGTGAATGCTGGGGAGATCGTCGGCCTCCTCGGCCCCAACGGGGCCGGGAAGACGACGAGTATCCGCTGTATCGCATCACTCCTTCAACCCACCTCGGGACGCATTCTGCTGAATGGCCACGATGTCGCCGAGAACCCGGTTGCCGCCAAGCGAGCCCTCGCATTCGTCCCTGAGGTTCCCAATCCGTACGAGATGCTCACCGTGATGGAGCACCTTAGGTTCGTCGCCGCCGCGTACCGAATGGAGGATGAGCTCAAGAACGCGGAGGAGATTCTCACTCGGCTTGACCTTTGGGAGAAGCGAAACGAGCTCGGAGCGTCGCTCTCAAAAGGGATGCGGCAGAAGCTCGCCTGCGCATGCGCTTTTATCCACCAAGCCCAGGTGTTTTTGTTCGACGAGCCGCTGATCGGACTCGACCCCAAGGGGATGCGCGAGCTGAAGAGCATGATCATGGAGCGGCGCTCGCAAGGCAACGCGATCCTAATCTCCACCCATATGCTCGACACGGCGGAACGGCTCTGCGACCGGGTGGTTATTCTAAACCGAGGCCGTCTGATCGCCGAGGGGACCGTCGAGGAGCTTCACCAAAAGCTGAGCTCTGGAGCGGATGTGACTCTCGAAGACATGTTCCTGCAGCTCACCGAGGAAGTGCCGGCGTAA